TAACCCGCGACATATTCCAATGCATTGCTCTCTTCGACGTAGCTTGCTTTTTTACCAATAATCACCGCCAGCTCCACTTCCCAGTCTGTTTTTTCAGAATTCCTTGGAATAACAACCTGATCGTAAGGCCCACAAACGGCAGAGGTAGATTTAAAGAAAATGATCGGCTCTTTCGGCAGCTCAGTTGCACCGGATTCGTAAGCGTGTTTGGCGTAATTCATTCCAATACACACAATTTTCGAAGGCCGCGCCACGCAGGATCCGTACCTGAACCCGTCTTCCACAACCGGTGCGGAGGCTGCATTTGTATTTAACCATTCGGTTAAACGGTTCAAACCGTCTGTCGAGAAGAATTTTTCATTGAAGTCCTCGCCAAATGCGGAGACGTCTATTTTTTTACCATCAGCAAGTTCAACACCAGGTTTCTCCTGCTCAAATGCACCAAATCGGAATAGTTTCATAGTTTTTTGGCTGTTAGCTTTTAGCTGTTGGCTATTAGCGGTTAGCTGTTGGCCTTTATAGTTTAAGTTAATTTCTGTTGGCCATTGTCTGTTAGCTATCGGCCACTTAGTTAAATATTACTTTTCAAATCGAACCTAGCTAAAAGCTAACGGCTAATAGCTAAAAGCCCCCTTCAATTATTCAACTTCTCAAATCCCCCATCGATCAGATAATCGCAGCCGGTGATGAAACCTGCTTCGTCGGAGCAGAGGTATAATGCGAGTGCGCCGATTTCTTCGGGTTTGGCCATTCTGCCGATGGGCTGCGTCTTGGATAGTTTTTCGAACATTTCCTCTTCTTTGCCAGGGTAATTTTTAGCTATAAATCCATCCACGAAAGGAGTATGTACCCGGGCAGGAGAAATGCTGTTGCAACGGATCCCGTCGTACAGATAGTCCCGTGCCACTGATAATGTCATAGAAAAAACCGCCCCTTTTGCAGTTGAATAGGCAAAACGGTCCGGAATACCGACAGTAGCCGCGATAGACGCCATATTCAGGATCACGCCGCCGCCATTGGATTTCAAATGCGGAATGGTCGCCATCAGACAGTTGTAAACCCCTTTCACATTGACATTCATAATCCGGTCAAAATCAATTTCGGAAGTGGTATCCGCTTTACCAATATGCGCAATTCCGGCATTGTTGACGAGAATATGAATAGGAGACGAAGCCGCGATCGCATTGATCACATTTACCACATCGGCCTGTTTCGAAATATCAAGTGCGTGCGCTTCGGCTTTTCCACCGTCGGCAATAATTTCATTCACAACCTGAGTCGCCAGTTCCAGATTGAGTTCCAATATATGTACCGTAGCTCCCTGCTTTGCAAATGTTTTGGATATTGCAAGACCGATACCACTCGCGCCACCAGTTACAAGCGCTGTTTTTCCACTTAAATCAAACATGCGTTAATGATTAGTATTAAAGAAAAAGGCCTTTTTTGACGATATCTACCCCGTTTCTTAGCCAATTGATGATATTCTGCTTAAAGCGACACGCCGCGTTTCCAGGGGATGAAGTCGTCTTGTCCGAGCTGCTGCGCTTTGGTAAGCTCGCCGCTGGCGACATTAATCACGTATTCGAGCAAGGCTTCGGCATTTTGCTCAATGCTCTGCGTCCCATCTACGACCGGTCCGCAGTCGAAATCGATGACGTCGGGCATTCTGTTGGCCAGCGGTGAGTTGGTCGCTACTTTCGCTACGGGACAGATCGGGTTGCCTGTCGGTGTTCCTAATCCGGTTGTAAATAGAATGATATTTGCTCCTGCGGCCGTTTGCCCCGTAGTTGCTTCAACGTCATTTCCGGGTGTGCAAACCAGTTGCAAGCCTGGCTCGGTTGCTCTTTCGGTGTAATTCAGCACGTCAGATATATAGGCATTCCCACCTTTTTTCGCGGCGCCGGCAGATTTGATCGCATCGGTAATCAGTCCGTCTTTGATGTTTCCAGGGGAAGGATTGAATGCAAATGCAGAACCCACCGCTTCGGCTTTGCCTGCATAGTCGCGCATCAGTTTCTCAAATTTCGCAGCTTTCTCTTCGGTCACGCAACGGTTAAGCAGCTCCTGCTCTACCCCGTTCAGTTCCGGAAATTCAGCGAGTAAAGTTTGTCCGCCGATACCTACCACCAGATCAGATAAGTGTCCCAGGACCGGATTTGCGGATATTCCTGAAAAACCGTCAGAACCACCGCATTTTAACCCCACCGAAAGTTTGGAAAGTGGCGCAGCTGATCTTTCGAATTCATTTATTTTGGCCAAACCCATAAAAGTCTCCTTGATCGCGCCCGACATGAGCGAGTATTCGGTGCCTTTCTGGTGTTCAAATGCGAAGAACGGTTTATTGAAATGCGGGTCACGCTTTTTGATCTCGTCTTCCAGCGTTTTCAGTTCGGAATTTTGGCAACCCAAACTTAAAACCGTGATTCCCGCTACATTCGGGTGCACCGCGTAAGCCGCGAAAAGCGAGCATAATGTATTGGCATCCAACCGGGTGCCGCCACAGCCGCCTTCGTGCGTCAGGAATTTCACTCCGTCCACATTTTTAAACGGACGTTCCGGTTTCTTCCTGGCTGCGACCGGCGCATCTACAAAAGTTTGCAGATTTTTAATGGTCCGCATATCTCCCTGCTGATACAAATGCAGGAATTCCCGCACCTGATCACGGTACATATCTGTTTGCGCGTAACCCAGCTCCCGCTCAAATGCATCTTTCATGATCAGCACGTTGCGGTTTTCACAAAAAACGAGCGGAACTACCAGCCAGTAATTATAGGTACCTACTCGACCGTCTTCCCGATGATATCCATTGAAAGTACGCCCAAGCCACTTGCTCACATCAGGTTGTGTATAGGAATAAGGCTGGCGATTGGCTGTGCTGTAATCGTGCGCGTCGTGTTTGAGATTAAAAGTCGTGATCGGCTCGCCTTTTTTGATCGGCTGCGTTGCCCGGCCCACCAAAACCCCGTACATAATAATAGCGCCGCCGGTATCAATATCCTCGGTGACGAATTTGTGCTTGGCCGAGACACCATATTGCAGGTTGTAAGCAGCCCCTTCAAGCGACACCTGAGATCCAGCAGGCTGATCCCGCAATGCAACTATTACATTATCAGAAGGATGTATTTTTAAAAGCTGTGAAGCCATAATTTATTTAACAATTAATACAGATCAGGATGGTGAATGGTATTGAAATCTATCAACAAAACAACATAATATTTCAATACCGATAATGAATATCGTAGCAAATTTTTCAACTATATTGGCATATATTTCTATTTTACACGAGATTCTTGTAATTATTTGTGAAACCACAGCTGCTCAAAGTTCCGAAAGGGCTGCAAAAATCATTCAGTATCAGGCAGGATGTCGTGCTTTATTTCTATAATCGCTGGCACTATCACCCTGAACTTGAACTGATACATATCGAGCAGGGATCTGGCACTCAGTTTGTTGGCGACAATATAAGCAGTTTTCAAAATGGCGACCTGCTGTTGATCGGCCCCAACCTGCCGCATTACTGGCGTTGCGATGAAAAGTATTTTCACCGTGAAAGTAAATTGTACGCACAAGCAACGGTACTCCATTTTTCCGAGGCAATTCTTGGTAAAACTTTTCTCGACCTTCCTGAAAACAAGTCCATTGCAGAGCTGCTTTTTAAAGCCAGGCTCGGGATGAAGATCTCAGGAAATGGCACTGAAAAAGTAAAAAAGCTCCTGCGGGAGTTGCTTAATCAGCAAAATGGTAACTCGATCATTGCCCTGCTGCAGATACTGGAAAGCTTGTCGCATTGCCCCGGCGTTGAGCTGCTGACAGACAAGCCTTATCTTGACGAATTCGATCAGTTTGACACCGATCGCATTAACCATATTTATCAGTACTCACTCAGCAATTTTCAGCGGAAAATTTCGATTGAGGAAATATCAGAAGTGGCCAATATCAGTCCGCATTCCTTTTGCAGGTATTTCAAAAGCCGCACCCGCAAAACGTACTCCCAGTTTTTGCTCGAATTGCGGATAGGTCATGCCTGCAAATTACTGTCAGAAGCAAAGATCCCCGTGGCACAGGTTTGCTTCGAAAGCGGGTTTAACAATTTTGCCAACTTCAATAAATACTTCAAGTTGCATACCGGTAAAAGCCCGCTCCAATACCAGAAAGAATTCAGGAAAATCCCGATTTCAAGGCACCACACCAATCTTAATTCCGTCCTATGAAGCTTAATATTGTCGATATCCTGCAAAAAAATATATACGAAGCCGAGCTGAAAATCTCTGGTCGGCACATTGATTCCATCAAAAATCTGGGTCCGGAAAATCCTGCATTACCTTATGCACTGCCCGGTTTTATAGACGCACATGTACATATAGAAAGCTCCATGCTGACCCCCGCACAATTTGCCCGCCTGGCAGTTGTGCATGGTACCGTCGCCACAGTTTCCGATCCGCACGAGATCGCCAATGTATTAGGCTTGCCAGGGGTGGATTTTATGATTGAGGATGGAAAAAGGGTGCCTTTCAAATTTTGCTTTGGCGCACCATCCTGCGTTCCGGCAACCGTTTTTGAAACTGCCGGTGCTACGATCGATGCGGAACAGGTGGGACAGCTACTTGCGAGAGATGAAATAGGCTATCTGGCGGAAGTGATGAATTTCCCCGGTGTACTGAATGCAGATCCCGATATGATGGCAAAGATCGCCTGGGCGAAGCATTATAATAAAGTAATAGACGGACACGCACCGGGGTTGAGAGGCGAAGCTGCGAGACAATATGCCTCCAACGGAATAAGTACTGATCATGAATGTTTTACGTATGATGAGGCGCGGGAAAAAATCGGTTATGGGGTCAAAGTCCTCATCCGCGAAGGCAGTGCAGCCAGAAATTTTGACGCACTAATTCCGTTGATCGCGGAATTCCCGGAACAGATCATGTTTTGCTCGGACGATAAACACCCCGACAACCTGGTCGAAGGACATATTAATGTACTCATCAAACGGGCGCTTGCCTTGGGTTACGATCTATGGAATATCCTGCGCGCAGCCTGTGTAAACCCCGTTTTACATTATAACCTGCCCGTTGGGTTGCTGAAAGAGGACGACCCCGCCGATTTCATCATTATAGACAATTTGAAAAATTTCAATTTGTTGCAGACGTGGATTAATGGCAAGAAAGTGGCCGAAAATGGCATTTCCAACATCCCTGACCTGCAAAGTGACCATCCGAACCATTTTAGCTGCCTGCCGAAAACAGCAGGCGATTTTGCATTAAACTATGATAATGCAAACGGTGAGCAAATTGAAGTAAGGGTAATTGAGGCTTTCGACGGTCAACTGATTACCGGACAGGCATTTGAGCAGCTCACTATTTCTCACAATGCAATAGAAAGCAACCCGGACATTGACATTTTGAAGATCGTGGTGGTAAACCGTTACAATGATGCAAAACCGGCTGTGGCATTCATCAAAAATTTCGGTTTGAAGGGAGGCGCTATTGCCTCCTCGGTCGCGCACGACTCGCATAATATCATTGCGGTCGGTGTGGACAACGAGCGTATAGCCGAGGCAGTTAACCTGATTATCGGGGCGAAAGGAGGCGTGGCGGCAGTTGGTCAGGGCAAACAAAAGCTATTAGCCCTTCCAATCGCAGGTTTGATGAGCGATGAAGATGGTTATAAAGTAGCGGCCGGTTACACGGAGATTGATCAATTTGTTAAAAATGAACTGAAATCAACTTTACAATCGCCTTTCATGACACTTTCTTTCATGGCGCTGCTGGTGATCCCTTCTCTTAAACTGAGCGATAAAGGCCCTTTTGACGGTGAAAATTTCAAATTTATCCCATTAAGTATTTGATAAGTTACATATTTTAAGAAATAGCAAGATTAAACTTTGAAATATAATTTTAGGGTGAAAATATTTTTTAAATACGTTTTTTTATAAATATATTTACAAGTGTTATAATGACCCTTATTTCATTATTCAATTCCTAACCCCAATCAAAATCCTTTCCAAACAATGGCTCACCTACGCTACAAGCAAGAAGAAGAACTCTGTTTTTGGGATCAGTTCAGAAAAGGCGATGAAAATGCTTACGCATGCCTGTACCGCTCTTACGTTCACATTCTTTACCAGTATTGCTCACAGTTTACGATTGACAAACCATTAATTAAAGATTGCATTCACGACCTCTTCGTGGAACTATGGAGAAACCGAATGACGCTGGGTGACACCACTTCCGTCCGGTTCTATTTGATGGCGTCTATCAAAAGAAAGCTGGTTCGCCACTTGAATGCACAGCAAAAGCATACGAGCAATGAAGATATTCCGGTTGAATACTGGCATATCAACACGCCTTCGCACGAAAATCACCTGATCTCCGAGGAAGAGTTCGAATCGACGAACCAGCATTTGAACGTAGCGATCAACGGTCTGCCACGTCGCCAGCGTGAAGCTATTTTTCTTAAATTTTATATGAACCTGAACAACCACGAGATCGCCGATCTGATGAAAATCAATATCCAGTCGGTGTACAACCTGGTTTTCGGTGCATTGGGTAACCTGAAAAAGCAAATGACGCTGGACAGGCTTACTTTCTAAGGCTTACACATTTCAGAATACGAGCGTGGCGAACTTAGCCACGCTTTTTTTGTTACTTATTTTACCAAAAACAAACTAAATACACTTCAATGACCACACTAACCACTCCTCTTGCCGAGCGCCTTCGCCCCAGGACACTGGACGATTTCGTCGGCCAGGAGAAATTGTTAGGCCCGAAAGGACCGCTCCGCCGGGCAATATTACAGAATGCTATTCCCTCCATGATTTTCTGGGGACCACCCGGAGTAGGAAAAACCACATTGGCTTTGCTGATTGCGGAAACTACCAAAAGGCAATTTTACAATTTAAGCGCGATCAGTTCCGGGGTAAAAGATCTTCGGGAAGTATTGGCCAGACCTTCGGGACTTTTTCCGGCGATTCTTTTCATCGACGAGATTCACCGTTACAATAAAAGCCAGCAGGATGCGCTACTGGGAGCTGTGGAAAAAGGCCAGGTAACGCTGATCGGCGCTACTACTGAAAATCCGTCATTCGAAGTCAATTCGGCACTTTTATCCCGTTGCCAGGTGTATATTCTCGAAGCATTCGGTGAGGAGGAATTGAAAAATCTGATCTCTCGGGCATTGGAAAAAGACCAGTGGCTGAAAGAAAAAAGCATCAAATTTAAATCTTACGATGCACTAATGCGGCTCTCGGGCGGCGATGGCCGGAAGCTCCTTAACCTGCTCGAACTTGTGGTACTCGGCAAAGGCGAAGCTAAAAAAATCGAAATCAATGATGAATGGGTAACAGAGGTTGCGCAACAGAATATCGCCAGGTATGATAAGTCGGGAGAGCAGCATTATGATATCATCTCGGCATTTATCAAATCTCTCCGGGGAAGCGATCCGAATGCCGCTGTGTATTGGATGGCAAGAATGATCGTAGCCGGCGAAGATCCTTCTTTCATTGCGAGACGAATGCTGATCATGGCGTCGGAAGACATTGGGAACGCAAACCCTACCGCAGTAATTATGGCTAATGCATGTATGCAGGCCGTAAATGTGATCGGTTATCCGGAATGCAGGATCATCCTTTCGCAAGTGGCTATTTATCTGGCCACTTCACCCAAAAGCAATGCCAGTTACGTGGCGATCGGCGATGCGATGGAAGCTGCCAAAAACACTGCGCATTTACCGGTACCATTGCATTTGCGTAATGCACCTACCAAATTAATGAAGCAGATCGGTTATGGAAAAGGGTACAAATATTCACACGATTTCGAAGGCAATTTTGCCAAACAGAACTTTTTGCCGGATGAAATCAAAGGCAGTAAATTCTTCGAGCCGGGAAAAAATGCGCGGGAGGAAGAAATCCGCAAAAAGCTGCAAAACTGGTGGGGGGATTGGTACGATTACTGAGCATTTCGCTCCTTTATCTTTTCAGAAAAGCTTTCAAATGTGAGATCCGGCTCGCTTTCGGAAGTTGCAGGGGGCTGCTTCCACTCGGCGAAAAGCTTTTCGGCGAGCTTCCTCATGTTGTCGTCCGTCTCCATTTCGGACACGATTCTGGCAAGCCCCTCTTGACCGGGAGAAGTCTTGTTTTTTTTGGCTGAATGTTCGCCAGGCTCTTGCATGTTACCGGTATTCAGAGGTAAAAGAAAGTTGAGTCCTATTTTTTTTGCAAATACGCGCCCGATAAGATTAAATCTTAATGTTCGCTCACTAAAGTCCGACAAGTTAGCGGTATTTGCTATTAATTTGCTGCAAAAATTATGTCCGTCCAGAAGATGATCCCTGAAAGTATTCCCTTGCTCGAACGCCAGCTTTTAATCAATCAATGCAGGCTCCTGGCTTTGCTCGGTGATGAAAAAGAGAAAGAGGTTAACGAAAAAAGGATCGAAATCCTTGAAAAAGGATATACCGGCCTTTATCCTAAAGTATTCAATACGCTGTACGAAGAAGTGCCGATTAGTGTGTACAATGAGATTTCGGACATTATGAAAATGTATGGGCGGATCAACGATTCAGTCCGCCTGCTTACTGATGAAGAAAAGAACAGCCTAAACCTGTCAGCCCTTGAATTCGAAGGCTTCGACGAAGATAATGGAATGTATTATTATATGATGTCTTATTTAGTAGACCGGATGGACGAGCATGGAGAGTATAAAGGCAAACAGCTCAAATCTCACAACAGCTCTTGTATGGTCAAATACAACCGGATGCTTTCTGTTTTCTCTGAGTATGAAAAGACTGATAAATTTCAGTATTCAGCCCAGGATCTCCAAAAATTCATCGATTTGGTAGAGGCGAATGCCGAGCAGAACCGCTAAGGAGAAAGTTACTTCTTATCATAACTATTCTGATAGTTGAACGGGTAACCAGTG
This Dyadobacter sp. UC 10 DNA region includes the following protein-coding sequences:
- a CDS encoding fumarylacetoacetate hydrolase family protein; the protein is MKLFRFGAFEQEKPGVELADGKKIDVSAFGEDFNEKFFSTDGLNRLTEWLNTNAASAPVVEDGFRYGSCVARPSKIVCIGMNYAKHAYESGATELPKEPIIFFKSTSAVCGPYDQVVIPRNSEKTDWEVELAVIIGKKASYVEESNALEYVAGYAVHNDYSERAYQLERGGQWVKGKSNDTFAPIGPYLVTADEVGNANNLDLWLSLNGKKIQDSNTSDMIFQVPFLISYLSQFMTLLPGDVITTGTPAGVGLGMKPNVYLKPGDVVELGIEKLGNQKQEAVAWSRSQG
- a CDS encoding SDR family NAD(P)-dependent oxidoreductase, producing the protein MFDLSGKTALVTGGASGIGLAISKTFAKQGATVHILELNLELATQVVNEIIADGGKAEAHALDISKQADVVNVINAIAASSPIHILVNNAGIAHIGKADTTSEIDFDRIMNVNVKGVYNCLMATIPHLKSNGGGVILNMASIAATVGIPDRFAYSTAKGAVFSMTLSVARDYLYDGIRCNSISPARVHTPFVDGFIAKNYPGKEEEMFEKLSKTQPIGRMAKPEEIGALALYLCSDEAGFITGCDYLIDGGFEKLNN
- a CDS encoding UxaA family hydrolase; translation: MASQLLKIHPSDNVIVALRDQPAGSQVSLEGAAYNLQYGVSAKHKFVTEDIDTGGAIIMYGVLVGRATQPIKKGEPITTFNLKHDAHDYSTANRQPYSYTQPDVSKWLGRTFNGYHREDGRVGTYNYWLVVPLVFCENRNVLIMKDAFERELGYAQTDMYRDQVREFLHLYQQGDMRTIKNLQTFVDAPVAARKKPERPFKNVDGVKFLTHEGGCGGTRLDANTLCSLFAAYAVHPNVAGITVLSLGCQNSELKTLEDEIKKRDPHFNKPFFAFEHQKGTEYSLMSGAIKETFMGLAKINEFERSAAPLSKLSVGLKCGGSDGFSGISANPVLGHLSDLVVGIGGQTLLAEFPELNGVEQELLNRCVTEEKAAKFEKLMRDYAGKAEAVGSAFAFNPSPGNIKDGLITDAIKSAGAAKKGGNAYISDVLNYTERATEPGLQLVCTPGNDVEATTGQTAAGANIILFTTGLGTPTGNPICPVAKVATNSPLANRMPDVIDFDCGPVVDGTQSIEQNAEALLEYVINVASGELTKAQQLGQDDFIPWKRGVSL
- a CDS encoding AraC family transcriptional regulator, producing the protein MKPQLLKVPKGLQKSFSIRQDVVLYFYNRWHYHPELELIHIEQGSGTQFVGDNISSFQNGDLLLIGPNLPHYWRCDEKYFHRESKLYAQATVLHFSEAILGKTFLDLPENKSIAELLFKARLGMKISGNGTEKVKKLLRELLNQQNGNSIIALLQILESLSHCPGVELLTDKPYLDEFDQFDTDRINHIYQYSLSNFQRKISIEEISEVANISPHSFCRYFKSRTRKTYSQFLLELRIGHACKLLSEAKIPVAQVCFESGFNNFANFNKYFKLHTGKSPLQYQKEFRKIPISRHHTNLNSVL
- the ade gene encoding adenine deaminase yields the protein MKLNIVDILQKNIYEAELKISGRHIDSIKNLGPENPALPYALPGFIDAHVHIESSMLTPAQFARLAVVHGTVATVSDPHEIANVLGLPGVDFMIEDGKRVPFKFCFGAPSCVPATVFETAGATIDAEQVGQLLARDEIGYLAEVMNFPGVLNADPDMMAKIAWAKHYNKVIDGHAPGLRGEAARQYASNGISTDHECFTYDEAREKIGYGVKVLIREGSAARNFDALIPLIAEFPEQIMFCSDDKHPDNLVEGHINVLIKRALALGYDLWNILRAACVNPVLHYNLPVGLLKEDDPADFIIIDNLKNFNLLQTWINGKKVAENGISNIPDLQSDHPNHFSCLPKTAGDFALNYDNANGEQIEVRVIEAFDGQLITGQAFEQLTISHNAIESNPDIDILKIVVVNRYNDAKPAVAFIKNFGLKGGAIASSVAHDSHNIIAVGVDNERIAEAVNLIIGAKGGVAAVGQGKQKLLALPIAGLMSDEDGYKVAAGYTEIDQFVKNELKSTLQSPFMTLSFMALLVIPSLKLSDKGPFDGENFKFIPLSI
- a CDS encoding RNA polymerase sigma factor, yielding MAHLRYKQEEELCFWDQFRKGDENAYACLYRSYVHILYQYCSQFTIDKPLIKDCIHDLFVELWRNRMTLGDTTSVRFYLMASIKRKLVRHLNAQQKHTSNEDIPVEYWHINTPSHENHLISEEEFESTNQHLNVAINGLPRRQREAIFLKFYMNLNNHEIADLMKINIQSVYNLVFGALGNLKKQMTLDRLTF
- a CDS encoding replication-associated recombination protein A; the encoded protein is MTTLTTPLAERLRPRTLDDFVGQEKLLGPKGPLRRAILQNAIPSMIFWGPPGVGKTTLALLIAETTKRQFYNLSAISSGVKDLREVLARPSGLFPAILFIDEIHRYNKSQQDALLGAVEKGQVTLIGATTENPSFEVNSALLSRCQVYILEAFGEEELKNLISRALEKDQWLKEKSIKFKSYDALMRLSGGDGRKLLNLLELVVLGKGEAKKIEINDEWVTEVAQQNIARYDKSGEQHYDIISAFIKSLRGSDPNAAVYWMARMIVAGEDPSFIARRMLIMASEDIGNANPTAVIMANACMQAVNVIGYPECRIILSQVAIYLATSPKSNASYVAIGDAMEAAKNTAHLPVPLHLRNAPTKLMKQIGYGKGYKYSHDFEGNFAKQNFLPDEIKGSKFFEPGKNAREEEIRKKLQNWWGDWYDY
- a CDS encoding YfbU family protein gives rise to the protein MSVQKMIPESIPLLERQLLINQCRLLALLGDEKEKEVNEKRIEILEKGYTGLYPKVFNTLYEEVPISVYNEISDIMKMYGRINDSVRLLTDEEKNSLNLSALEFEGFDEDNGMYYYMMSYLVDRMDEHGEYKGKQLKSHNSSCMVKYNRMLSVFSEYEKTDKFQYSAQDLQKFIDLVEANAEQNR